In one window of Campylobacter hepaticus DNA:
- the htpG gene encoding molecular chaperone HtpG gives MQFQTEVNQLLQLMIHSLYSNKEIFLRELISNASDALDKLNFLSVSEDAYKNLKFDPKIEIKIDKDKKTLIISDNGIGMNKEDLINNLGTIAKSGTKSFLENLSGDAKKDSQLIGQFGVGFYSAFMVADKIEVLSKKALDDKAYLWTSDANGYEIEDAKKEEQGTSITLYLKDDEFANNYKIESIIEKYSNHIQFPIFMEKEEFTPAKEGEKEGKTEIKISQINKANALWRMQKSSLKAQDYERFYEQNFHDSNKPLLYLHTKSEGKLEYNSLFFIPQNAPFDLFRVDYQSGLKLYVKRVFISDDDKELLPSYLRFVRGIIDVEDLPLNVSREILQENQILKAVKEASVKKILAELEKMKNKDKEKYLSFFKTFGRVLKEGLYGFASEKDSLLKLMLYKSTKGENLRSLEEYKNDLLSEQKEIFYITGNNESLLRNSPLLEEYKQKNIEVLLMDDEIDSLITPMFGEYEGLKFVAINQVEDKNELSDEDKNEFAPLLAKFKELLKEQVEDVRLTSRLQDSPSCIVYDKNKPDFAMQQLLKQMGQEQNFKPILEINPKHAIFKGLKNNETFSADIATLVLNMAKLSEGMGVDNPAEFNASLTKIINKAFS, from the coding sequence ATGCAATTTCAAACTGAAGTGAATCAACTTTTACAACTTATGATACACTCTTTATATTCTAATAAAGAAATTTTTTTAAGGGAGTTGATTTCTAATGCAAGCGATGCTTTAGATAAACTGAATTTTTTAAGCGTAAGTGAAGATGCGTATAAAAATTTAAAATTTGACCCTAAAATAGAAATTAAAATTGACAAAGATAAAAAAACTCTTATCATTAGTGATAATGGTATAGGTATGAATAAAGAAGATCTTATTAATAATCTTGGAACTATAGCAAAAAGTGGTACTAAAAGTTTTTTAGAGAATTTAAGTGGAGATGCTAAAAAAGATTCTCAACTTATAGGGCAATTTGGAGTTGGTTTTTATTCTGCTTTTATGGTGGCTGATAAAATTGAGGTTTTAAGCAAAAAAGCTTTAGATGATAAAGCTTATCTTTGGACTTCGGATGCGAATGGTTATGAGATTGAAGATGCAAAAAAAGAAGAGCAAGGCACAAGTATTACTTTATATTTAAAAGATGATGAGTTTGCAAATAATTACAAAATTGAAAGCATTATAGAAAAATATTCTAATCATATTCAATTTCCTATTTTCATGGAAAAAGAAGAATTTACTCCTGCTAAAGAAGGTGAAAAAGAAGGAAAAACAGAAATTAAGATTTCACAAATTAATAAGGCAAATGCTCTTTGGAGAATGCAAAAATCAAGTCTTAAAGCTCAAGATTATGAAAGATTTTATGAGCAAAATTTTCATGATTCAAATAAACCTTTATTATATCTTCATACTAAAAGTGAAGGAAAATTAGAATATAATTCTTTATTTTTTATTCCGCAAAATGCACCTTTTGACCTTTTTCGCGTAGATTATCAAAGTGGTTTAAAACTTTATGTAAAACGTGTATTTATTAGTGATGATGATAAAGAGCTTTTGCCTAGTTATTTGCGTTTTGTGCGTGGGATTATTGATGTAGAAGATTTACCACTTAATGTTAGTCGTGAAATTTTACAAGAAAATCAAATCTTAAAAGCTGTTAAAGAAGCTAGTGTTAAAAAGATTTTAGCTGAGCTTGAAAAAATGAAAAATAAAGATAAAGAAAAATATCTTTCTTTTTTTAAAACTTTTGGAAGGGTTTTAAAAGAAGGGCTTTATGGATTTGCTAGTGAGAAAGATAGTCTTTTAAAACTTATGCTTTATAAAAGTACTAAGGGTGAAAATTTACGTTCTTTAGAAGAGTATAAAAATGATTTACTTAGCGAACAAAAAGAAATTTTTTATATCACAGGAAATAATGAAAGCTTATTGAGAAATTCTCCTTTACTTGAAGAATATAAACAAAAAAATATAGAAGTTTTGCTTATGGATGATGAGATTGATTCTTTAATAACTCCTATGTTTGGAGAGTATGAGGGCTTAAAATTTGTAGCTATTAATCAAGTAGAAGATAAAAATGAATTAAGTGATGAAGATAAAAATGAATTTGCTCCATTATTAGCTAAATTTAAAGAACTCTTAAAAGAACAAGTAGAAGATGTAAGACTTACAAGTCGCTTACAAGATAGTCCAAGTTGTATTGTTTATGATAAAAATAAACCTGATTTTGCTATGCAACAACTCTTAAAACAAATGGGACAAGAACAAAATTTTAAACCTATTTTAGAAATTAATCCAAAACATGCCATTTTCAAAGGTCTTAAAAATAATGAAACTTTTAGTGCAGATATAGCTACTTTGGTTTTAAATATGGCTAAGCTTAGTGAGGGTATGGGAGTTGATAATCCTGCTGAATTTAATGCAAGTCTTACAAAAATTATTAATAAGGCTTTTTCATG
- a CDS encoding lysophospholipid acyltransferase family protein, translating into MIYRRIKAFYFWCFFIVSVAFVVFCFCFIKSQNRLWKIRKIWAKCQKYVLWYKSELIGNFNLDANMILINHQSTLDIIVLEELYPKNLCWIAKKELGEIPFFKIAIKKPKLLCIDRKNPRDLMRVLKEAKERLNENRVLAIFPEGTRSKNTKLLKFQNGTKILSDKLNLKVQPILLIDSAKILDTKSFSAKSGTLKIICMDLVDTNDEKWLEKTRKKMQEILDQERAKIC; encoded by the coding sequence ATGATTTACAGAAGAATTAAGGCTTTTTATTTTTGGTGTTTTTTTATTGTAAGTGTTGCTTTTGTGGTATTTTGTTTTTGTTTTATAAAGTCACAAAACAGGCTTTGGAAAATACGTAAAATTTGGGCTAAATGTCAAAAATATGTTTTGTGGTATAAAAGCGAACTTATTGGAAATTTTAATCTCGATGCGAATATGATTTTAATCAATCATCAAAGCACTTTAGATATTATTGTTTTAGAAGAATTGTACCCTAAAAATTTATGCTGGATTGCTAAAAAAGAATTAGGAGAAATTCCTTTTTTTAAAATTGCTATAAAAAAACCTAAACTTCTTTGTATTGATAGAAAAAATCCACGTGATTTAATGCGTGTTTTAAAAGAAGCTAAAGAAAGGCTTAATGAAAATAGGGTTTTAGCTATATTTCCTGAAGGTACACGCTCAAAAAATACCAAGCTTCTTAAATTTCAAAATGGTACTAAAATTTTAAGTGATAAATTAAATCTTAAGGTGCAACCTATTTTACTCATAGATTCAGCTAAAATTTTAGACACTAAAAGTTTTAGCGCAAAAAGCGGGACTTTAAAAATTATTTGTATGGATTTAGTGGATACTAATGATGAAAAATGGCTTGAAAAAACCAGAAAAAAAATGCAAGAAATTTTAGATCAAGAAAGGGCTAAAATTTGTTAA
- a CDS encoding SH3 domain-containing protein: MKILSILFFSIVILLARTQNALQQLPKEEQKIYQNIAPSDETTDFETNEDDPFVAQGALVLSNDEYPNKVYVGEVFPITIYARTMENTKFDFNISVEKNNLSFLNPEPKWEFIDNEYKTTLWFEAKNSNASLEKIFVRLLRNNKIFQEAHININPIQFENTLSSKDFSHLVASSLKVKKVKASYFDNANIIMMLELNASHANLKSFFLQGIEKQGIENVKGDFNSSNAFYYAILPSTQTSFDFSYFNKDSKKLENINLKLKISDDEVSTQSDLNPVNKDFNIYKQYILWFLAFVCAILFIWKKSYLILSFALVSFALSFLVDTNTENAVIKAGSRAKILPTEPSTYFYMANTDEKVEILAKRENYIKVLFSNGKIGWVNKDDLQKN, encoded by the coding sequence TTGAAAATTTTATCCATTTTGTTTTTTAGCATTGTTATTTTACTGGCTAGAACTCAAAATGCTTTACAACAATTGCCAAAAGAAGAGCAAAAAATTTATCAAAATATTGCTCCAAGTGATGAAACTACTGATTTTGAAACCAATGAAGATGATCCTTTTGTGGCTCAAGGAGCTTTAGTACTTTCAAATGATGAATATCCAAATAAAGTGTATGTTGGAGAAGTTTTTCCTATTACAATTTATGCACGCACTATGGAAAATACAAAATTTGATTTTAATATTAGCGTAGAAAAAAACAATTTATCTTTTTTAAATCCTGAACCAAAATGGGAGTTTATTGATAATGAATATAAAACAACCTTGTGGTTTGAAGCTAAAAATTCAAATGCTAGTTTAGAGAAGATTTTTGTCAGACTTTTGAGAAATAATAAAATTTTTCAAGAAGCTCACATTAATATTAATCCTATTCAGTTTGAAAATACTTTGTCTAGCAAAGATTTTTCACATCTTGTAGCAAGTTCTTTAAAGGTTAAAAAGGTTAAAGCAAGTTATTTTGATAATGCCAATATTATTATGATGCTAGAATTAAATGCAAGTCATGCTAATTTAAAAAGTTTTTTCTTGCAAGGTATAGAAAAACAAGGTATAGAAAATGTTAAAGGAGATTTTAATAGTTCCAATGCTTTTTATTATGCTATTTTACCTTCAACTCAAACAAGTTTTGATTTTTCATATTTTAACAAAGACAGTAAAAAACTTGAAAATATTAATTTAAAACTTAAGATTAGTGATGATGAGGTGAGCACTCAAAGTGATTTAAATCCTGTAAATAAAGACTTTAACATTTATAAGCAATACATACTTTGGTTTTTAGCTTTTGTGTGTGCTATATTATTTATATGGAAAAAAAGTTATTTGATTTTATCTTTTGCACTTGTTTCTTTTGCACTTAGTTTTCTTGTAGATACAAATACTGAAAATGCAGTTATTAAAGCAGGATCTAGGGCTAAAATTTTGCCTACAGAACCTTCAACTTATTTTTATATGGCAAATACAGATGAAAAAGTAGAAATTTTGGCTAAAAGAGAAAATTATATTAAGGTGTTATTTTCCAATGGAAAAATAGGTTGGGTTAATAAAGATGATTTACAGAAGAATTAA
- the purS gene encoding phosphoribosylformylglycinamidine synthase subunit PurS — protein MKVIVNISLKDGVLDPQGKAIEKALHSLSFDQVKEVKIAKQIQISLDEEDENLAKEKVKKMCEELLVNSVIENYQFIIEKE, from the coding sequence ATGAAAGTTATTGTCAATATTTCTTTAAAGGATGGTGTTTTAGATCCTCAGGGTAAGGCTATAGAGAAAGCTTTACATTCTTTAAGTTTTGATCAGGTAAAAGAGGTGAAAATTGCTAAACAAATTCAAATATCTCTTGATGAAGAAGATGAAAATCTTGCCAAAGAAAAAGTAAAAAAAATGTGTGAAGAACTTTTAGTTAATAGTGTTATTGAAAATTATCAATTTATTATTGAAAAAGAGTAG
- the purC gene encoding phosphoribosylaminoimidazolesuccinocarboxamide synthase, with amino-acid sequence MTKKQLLYEGKGKKIFKTDDEDLLISEFKDDLTAFNAEKKGNEKGKGSLNCKISTEIFRLLEKNGIKTHLIETISDTEQVIKKCEIIPIEIIVRNVATGSLTKRLGIKDGSVLPFALVELCLKDDALGDPFINDEHCLILNLVPNENYIKEIKELARKINSILTVFFDAKNLRLIDFKIELGFTKDKELVLADEISPDSCRFWDKLSNEKLDKDRFRQDLGNVKMAYEEVLKRILN; translated from the coding sequence ATGACAAAAAAACAATTGCTTTATGAAGGAAAAGGTAAAAAAATTTTTAAAACCGATGATGAAGATTTACTCATTAGTGAATTTAAGGATGATTTAACGGCTTTTAATGCTGAAAAAAAAGGAAATGAAAAAGGAAAGGGAAGCTTAAATTGTAAAATTAGTACAGAAATTTTTCGTTTACTTGAAAAAAATGGTATTAAAACACATTTAATTGAAACTATAAGTGATACAGAGCAAGTGATTAAAAAATGTGAAATTATACCTATTGAAATAATAGTGCGTAATGTAGCTACTGGATCACTTACGAAAAGATTAGGTATTAAAGATGGGAGTGTTTTACCTTTTGCTTTAGTGGAATTGTGTCTTAAAGATGATGCTTTAGGCGATCCTTTTATTAATGATGAGCATTGTTTGATTTTAAATTTAGTGCCAAATGAAAATTATATTAAAGAAATCAAAGAGTTAGCTAGAAAAATTAATTCTATTTTAACTGTTTTTTTTGATGCTAAAAATTTAAGACTTATTGATTTTAAAATAGAATTAGGTTTCACTAAGGATAAAGAACTTGTTTTAGCCGATGAAATAAGTCCTGATAGTTGTAGATTTTGGGATAAATTAAGCAATGAAAAATTAGACAAAGATAGATTTCGTCAAGATTTGGGTAATGTTAAAATGGCTTATGAAGAAGTTTTAAAAAGAATATTAAATTAA
- a CDS encoding S41 family peptidase produces MLELTLKTKRFFTSLAGFTSTFILCFFLASHLQAKIDQKEEQVKKRLEALDKLTKTLAIVEQYYVEDQNISELVDKSLSGLLSNLDAHSSFLNEKDFNDMKIQTNGEFGGLGITVGMKDGALTVISPIEGTPADKAGIKSGDIILKINDEATLGINLNDAVEKMRGKPKTKIVLTIFRKGATKPFDVSLIREIIKIESVYAKMIENQNILYLRVTNFDKNVVDMAKKELKKYPKVKGIILDLRNNPGGLLNQAIGLVNLFVDKGVIVSQKGRIESENQEYKADPKNKISNASLVVLVNGGSASASEIVSGALQDLKRAVVVGENTFGKGSVQQIIPINQSEALRLTIARYYLPSGRTIQAVGVKPDIEVFPGKVNIQEDSFIIKESDLKQHLEGELEKINKDKKEDKQENKDNKNIITQKQINNDIQLKSAIDTIKILNIKQGNQ; encoded by the coding sequence ATATTGGAGCTTACTTTGAAAACAAAACGATTTTTTACAAGCCTTGCAGGTTTTACTAGCACTTTTATTTTATGTTTTTTTCTAGCTAGCCATTTACAAGCTAAAATTGATCAAAAAGAAGAGCAGGTTAAAAAGCGTTTAGAAGCTTTAGATAAACTTACAAAAACTCTTGCTATAGTAGAACAATATTACGTAGAAGATCAAAATATTAGTGAGTTAGTTGATAAATCTTTATCGGGTCTTTTAAGTAATCTTGATGCGCATTCTTCTTTTTTAAATGAAAAAGATTTTAATGATATGAAAATTCAAACTAATGGTGAGTTTGGTGGACTTGGTATTACTGTTGGGATGAAAGATGGAGCTTTAACGGTAATTTCACCTATAGAAGGTACTCCAGCTGATAAAGCAGGGATTAAGTCAGGGGATATTATTTTAAAGATCAATGATGAGGCAACATTAGGAATTAACTTAAATGATGCCGTAGAAAAAATGCGTGGCAAGCCTAAAACTAAAATAGTTCTTACTATTTTTAGAAAAGGAGCGACTAAACCTTTTGATGTTAGTTTAATAAGAGAGATTATCAAGATCGAAAGTGTTTATGCAAAAATGATAGAAAATCAAAATATACTTTATCTTAGAGTAACTAATTTTGATAAAAATGTTGTGGATATGGCAAAAAAAGAACTTAAAAAATATCCAAAAGTCAAAGGTATTATTTTAGATCTTAGAAATAATCCTGGCGGGCTTTTAAATCAAGCCATAGGACTTGTGAATTTATTTGTAGATAAGGGAGTTATTGTTTCTCAAAAAGGACGTATTGAAAGTGAAAATCAAGAATATAAAGCTGATCCTAAAAATAAAATTTCTAATGCATCTTTGGTGGTTCTTGTTAATGGTGGTAGTGCAAGTGCAAGTGAAATTGTCAGTGGGGCTTTACAAGATCTTAAGCGTGCAGTAGTAGTGGGTGAAAACACTTTTGGAAAAGGTAGTGTACAACAAATCATACCTATAAATCAAAGTGAAGCTTTAAGACTTACTATTGCTAGATATTATCTTCCAAGTGGGCGTACTATTCAAGCAGTGGGTGTTAAACCTGATATTGAAGTTTTTCCAGGTAAGGTAAATATTCAAGAAGATAGTTTTATCATTAAAGAAAGTGATTTAAAGCAACATTTAGAAGGCGAATTAGAAAAAATAAATAAAGATAAAAAAGAAGATAAACAAGAAAATAAAGATAATAAAAATATAATCACTCAAAAGCAAATTAATAATGATATTCAGCTAAAATCAGCTATAGATACTATAAAAATTTTAAATATTAAACAAGGTAATCAATGA
- a CDS encoding metal-sensing transcriptional repressor, which yields MHQIKHTHSQKHIKTVCNRLSRTIGHLNAIKRMVENDKDCSEILIQLAAVKAQVNNTAKVILKEHLAHCMIHAAKENDTKSIEELNKAIDMFMK from the coding sequence ATGCATCAAATAAAACACACGCATTCTCAAAAACATATAAAAACAGTTTGCAACCGCTTAAGTAGAACCATAGGTCATTTAAATGCTATTAAAAGAATGGTTGAAAACGATAAAGATTGTAGCGAAATTTTAATACAACTTGCTGCAGTAAAAGCACAAGTAAACAATACTGCTAAAGTAATCTTAAAAGAACATCTAGCCCATTGCATGATCCATGCTGCAAAAGAAAATGACACTAAAAGCATAGAAGAACTTAACAAAGCCATAGATATGTTCATGAAATAA
- a CDS encoding ATP-dependent Clp protease ATP-binding subunit — MANIQDFLTNSMLSSLENAVSLAIHSKNNEVKPLHLLWALTLDHTNILNQILNKLNISKEALELEIKSKIAKLPTSSNVNSQNIRFSNDLIDSLENAKGLMNANKDSYLSIDTWLISQSQKTPIKEILEQFLDLREFQKELQNLRAGRKIDTKTSDETLDTLNKFGIDLSAKASEGKLDPVIGREEEIQRLMQILIRKTKNNPILLGEPGVGKTAIVEALAQRIVKQDVPKSLQNKKVIALDMSALIAGAKYRGEFEDRLKAVVKEVIKNENIILFIDEIHTIVGAGASEGSMDAANILKPALARGELHTIGATTLKEYRKYFEKDAALQRRFLPINVGEPTLNEALAMLRGIKEKLEIHHNVSINDSALVAAAKLSKRYIADRFLPDKAIDLIDEAAAELKMQIESEPSSLRKVRKDIETLEVENEALKMENDEKNQKRLDEISKELANLKEKQNTLNSQFENEKNVFDKISTKKKEIDILKNEATLAKTKGEFQKAAELEYGKIPSFEKEVEVLEEKWKKMSENGVLLKNQVDEDLVAGILSKWTGISVQKMLTSEKQKFLEVEKHLKESVIGQDQALSALARAIKRNKAGLNADNKPIGSFLFLGPTGVGKTQSAKALAKFLFDDEKAMIRFDMSEFMEKHSVSRLLGAPPGYIGHEEGGELTQAVRTKPYSVLLFDEVEKAHKDVFNILLGILDDGRATDSKGITVDFKNTIIILTSNIASQSIMTLSAKEQEQAVKAELKNFFKPEFLNRLDDIITFNPLGKDEAYEIVKLLFKDLQKNLESKGIKTSLSENAALLIAKDGFDPDFGARPLKRAIYDLVEDKLSDMILADELHENDNICIDAQNDKIIIKKI, encoded by the coding sequence ATGGCAAATATACAAGATTTTTTAACAAATAGTATGCTTTCAAGCTTAGAAAATGCAGTATCTTTAGCAATACACTCTAAAAACAATGAAGTGAAACCTTTACATCTTTTGTGGGCATTAACTTTAGATCATACTAATATTTTAAATCAAATTTTAAATAAATTAAATATTTCCAAAGAAGCCTTAGAACTTGAAATTAAAAGCAAAATCGCAAAACTTCCTACAAGTTCTAATGTAAATTCTCAAAATATACGTTTTTCAAATGATTTAATAGACTCTTTAGAAAATGCAAAAGGTCTTATGAATGCCAATAAAGACAGTTATTTAAGTATAGACACTTGGCTTATAAGTCAAAGCCAAAAAACTCCTATAAAAGAAATTTTAGAACAATTTTTAGATTTAAGAGAATTTCAAAAAGAACTTCAAAACTTAAGAGCAGGACGTAAAATCGACACCAAAACAAGTGATGAAACCTTAGATACTCTTAATAAATTTGGTATAGATTTAAGTGCAAAAGCTAGCGAAGGAAAGCTTGATCCTGTTATAGGCAGAGAAGAAGAAATTCAACGTCTAATGCAAATTTTAATACGCAAAACCAAAAACAATCCTATACTTTTAGGTGAACCTGGCGTAGGAAAAACAGCTATTGTTGAAGCTTTAGCCCAAAGAATCGTTAAACAAGATGTACCCAAATCTTTACAAAATAAAAAAGTAATTGCTCTTGACATGAGTGCTTTAATTGCAGGTGCAAAATACCGCGGAGAATTTGAAGATAGATTAAAAGCAGTAGTTAAAGAAGTGATAAAAAATGAAAACATTATACTTTTTATCGATGAAATTCATACCATAGTAGGTGCAGGTGCAAGCGAAGGAAGCATGGATGCAGCAAATATTTTAAAACCTGCCCTTGCAAGAGGAGAACTGCATACTATAGGAGCAACAACCTTAAAAGAATATCGCAAATACTTCGAAAAAGATGCAGCCTTACAGCGCCGTTTTTTACCTATAAATGTAGGAGAACCTACCTTAAATGAAGCTTTAGCTATGTTAAGAGGAATAAAAGAAAAACTTGAAATTCATCACAATGTCAGCATAAATGATAGCGCCCTAGTAGCAGCAGCTAAACTTTCAAAACGCTATATAGCTGATCGTTTTTTACCTGATAAAGCCATTGATTTAATCGATGAAGCAGCAGCTGAACTTAAAATGCAAATTGAAAGCGAACCAAGTTCTTTAAGAAAAGTTCGCAAAGACATAGAAACTTTAGAAGTTGAAAATGAAGCCTTAAAAATGGAAAACGATGAAAAAAATCAAAAAAGACTCGATGAAATTTCAAAAGAATTAGCCAACTTAAAAGAAAAACAAAATACCCTAAATTCTCAATTTGAAAATGAAAAAAATGTTTTTGATAAAATCAGCACAAAGAAAAAAGAAATTGATATACTCAAAAATGAAGCCACCTTAGCTAAAACCAAAGGAGAATTTCAAAAGGCTGCCGAATTAGAATATGGAAAAATCCCAAGCTTTGAAAAAGAGGTTGAAGTCTTAGAAGAAAAATGGAAAAAAATGAGTGAAAATGGGGTCTTACTTAAAAATCAAGTAGATGAAGATTTAGTAGCTGGAATATTAAGCAAATGGACAGGTATTAGTGTACAAAAAATGCTAACTTCTGAAAAACAAAAATTCCTAGAAGTAGAAAAACATCTTAAAGAAAGTGTCATAGGTCAAGATCAAGCCTTAAGTGCTTTAGCAAGAGCCATTAAACGCAACAAAGCAGGACTTAATGCTGATAATAAACCTATAGGAAGTTTTTTATTTTTAGGTCCAACAGGGGTAGGCAAAACCCAATCAGCAAAAGCTTTAGCAAAATTTTTATTTGATGATGAAAAAGCAATGATACGCTTTGATATGAGTGAATTTATGGAAAAACATAGTGTTTCAAGACTTTTAGGAGCCCCTCCAGGATATATAGGACACGAAGAAGGAGGTGAACTTACTCAAGCAGTACGCACAAAACCTTATAGTGTGCTTTTATTTGATGAAGTAGAAAAAGCCCACAAAGATGTATTTAATATACTCTTAGGTATTTTAGATGATGGTAGAGCTACAGATAGCAAAGGCATCACAGTAGATTTTAAAAATACCATTATTATTTTAACTTCAAACATTGCTTCACAATCCATTATGACTTTAAGTGCTAAAGAGCAAGAGCAAGCAGTTAAAGCAGAACTAAAAAACTTTTTTAAACCTGAATTTTTAAACCGCTTAGATGATATTATCACTTTTAATCCTCTAGGCAAAGATGAAGCGTATGAAATAGTCAAACTTTTATTTAAAGATTTGCAAAAAAATTTAGAAAGCAAGGGCATAAAAACAAGTTTAAGCGAAAATGCTGCACTTTTAATCGCTAAAGATGGTTTTGATCCTGACTTTGGAGCTAGACCTTTAAAAAGAGCTATTTATGATTTGGTAGAAGATAAATTAAGCGATATGATACTTGCTGATGAATTACATGAAAATGATAACATTTGCATTGATGCTCAAAATGATAAAATTATCATTAAGAAAATTTAA
- a CDS encoding penicillin-binding protein 1A: protein MKILKYIFSFFIFLFISGLVYIACLFTEVDTQGYTFKEYKPPLTSQIYDKNGRLVANIFEQHRFYATYEELPPRLIEALVAIEDTSFFEHNGVNIDAIFRAAIKIIKSGGKTVEGASTLTQQFIKNTELSSERTITRKIREVLLAYKMETLLSKEQILERYLNFIFFGHGYYGVKTAAQGYFHKNLNELSLKEIAMLVGMPKAPSSYDPTKHLDLSISRANNVILRMYNIGWISKAEYDKAIKEIPKVYDETLSQNAAPYVVDEVIRQLGLNIKNLKTGGYKIILNIDLDVQELAQNALKFGYDEIVKRDKDANLSTLNGAMVVVNHQNGDVLALVGGVDYDKSNYNRATQSMRQPGSAFKPFVYQIAINLGYSPMSEIADISRIFKGGAGNNQDWKPKNYGGSFQGLITLKQALTGSRNLATINLALDMGLDVVHSKLLEMGFKNIPSDLSIVLGSFGISPLEFARFYTMFGNYGVIKDPQIIKEVRDKEGNTVLEFKSNETKISDEAQSFLVLDMMKNVVEKGTGRNARVKDIEIAGKTGTTNKSVDAWFCGITPEIQAVIWYGNDNNKAMRYTEGGARTAAPVFREFLSKYIEKFPDTTRKFSIPKGVYRGNYKGESAYYTIKSPLPKANASLNESEIIF, encoded by the coding sequence ATGAAAATTTTAAAATATATTTTTTCATTTTTCATTTTTTTATTTATAAGTGGATTGGTTTATATTGCTTGTCTTTTCACAGAGGTTGATACCCAAGGTTATACTTTTAAAGAGTATAAACCTCCTCTTACAAGTCAGATTTATGATAAAAATGGTAGACTTGTAGCTAATATTTTTGAACAGCATCGTTTTTATGCTACTTATGAGGAATTACCACCCCGACTTATAGAAGCTTTAGTGGCTATAGAAGATACTAGTTTTTTTGAACACAATGGAGTAAATATCGATGCGATTTTTAGAGCGGCTATAAAGATTATAAAAAGCGGGGGAAAAACTGTTGAAGGAGCTTCTACTCTTACTCAACAATTCATTAAAAATACAGAATTGAGTTCTGAAAGAACCATAACACGTAAAATTCGTGAAGTATTGCTTGCTTATAAAATGGAAACTCTTTTAAGTAAAGAACAAATTTTAGAAAGATATTTAAATTTTATCTTTTTTGGGCACGGATATTATGGTGTTAAAACTGCAGCACAGGGATATTTTCATAAAAATTTAAATGAATTAAGTCTTAAAGAGATTGCTATGTTAGTAGGCATGCCAAAAGCGCCTAGCAGTTATGATCCTACTAAGCATCTTGATCTTTCTATTTCAAGGGCAAATAATGTTATTTTAAGAATGTATAATATAGGCTGGATTTCTAAAGCAGAATATGATAAAGCCATTAAAGAAATTCCAAAAGTTTATGATGAAACTCTTAGTCAAAATGCTGCTCCTTATGTTGTAGATGAAGTTATAAGACAACTTGGTTTAAATATTAAAAATCTTAAAACAGGTGGATATAAGATCATTTTAAACATAGATTTAGATGTTCAAGAATTAGCACAAAATGCTTTAAAATTTGGCTATGATGAGATTGTTAAACGTGATAAGGATGCAAATTTAAGTACTTTAAATGGAGCTATGGTAGTAGTTAATCATCAAAATGGAGATGTTTTGGCCTTAGTTGGAGGGGTGGATTATGATAAAAGCAATTATAATCGTGCCACTCAAAGTATGCGTCAGCCTGGAAGTGCTTTTAAACCTTTTGTGTATCAAATAGCTATTAATTTAGGATATTCTCCTATGAGTGAAATCGCTGATATTTCAAGGATTTTTAAAGGTGGTGCGGGGAATAATCAAGATTGGAAACCAAAAAATTATGGTGGAAGTTTTCAAGGACTTATTACTTTAAAACAAGCTCTTACAGGATCAAGAAATTTAGCTACTATTAATCTTGCTCTTGATATGGGTCTTGATGTAGTTCATTCAAAGCTTCTTGAAATGGGATTTAAAAATATTCCTTCTGATCTTTCTATAGTTCTTGGAAGTTTTGGAATTTCTCCTTTGGAATTTGCAAGATTTTATACTATGTTTGGAAATTATGGAGTCATAAAAGATCCTCAAATTATTAAAGAAGTAAGAGATAAAGAGGGAAATACAGTTTTAGAATTTAAATCAAATGAAACAAAAATCAGCGACGAGGCCCAAAGCTTTTTAGTTTTAGACATGATGAAAAATGTTGTTGAAAAAGGCACTGGACGTAATGCAAGGGTTAAAGATATAGAAATAGCAGGTAAAACAGGAACAACAAATAAAAGTGTGGATGCTTGGTTTTGTGGTATTACCCCTGAAATACAAGCTGTTATTTGGTATGGTAATGATAATAATAAAGCTATGCGTTATACAGAAGGAGGAGCTAGAACTGCTGCTCCTGTATTTAGAGAATTTTTAAGCAAATACATAGAAAAATTTCCTGATACAACTAGAAAATTTAGTATTCCAAAAGGTGTTTATCGTGGAAATTATAAAGGAGAAAGTGCTTATTATACCATTAAATCGCCTTTGCCAAAGGCAAATGCAAGTTTGAATGAAAGTGAGATTATATTTTGA